Proteins from a genomic interval of Desulfovibrio piger:
- the glpK gene encoding glycerol kinase GlpK: MQGKYIVALDQGTTSSRTVVLDQDVNIVAVVQREFPQIYPRPGWVEHDPRQIWATQSSTLTEALASVGISSDEVAAIGITNQRETTVVWEKDTGKPVYNAIVWQCRRTAQICDELRKNEGFEEYVRENTGLLLDPYFSGTKIKWILDNVPGAREKAEKGQLLFGTIDTWLIWNMTQGRVHVTDYTNASRTMLFNIHKLEWDEHILSMLGIPRSMLPEVKPSSTVYGQTNIGGKGGTRIPIAGIAGDQQAALFGHLCVENGMAKNTYGTGCFMLMNTGKTAVSSKNGLITTLACGPRGEACYALEGSIFVGGSAIQWLRDELKIVNDARDTEYFANKAETSNDVYVIPAFTGLGAPYWDPYARGAIVGLTRGTNASHIIRATLESIAYQSKDVIEAMQADSGIPLQALRVDGGASANNFLMQFQSDILGVNVERPATLEVTALGAAFLAGLAVGYWNGLDDVRNRLHIERVFEPSADKEKQVQRYKGWKKAVSRALQWIDVED, translated from the coding sequence ATGCAAGGCAAATATATCGTTGCCCTGGACCAGGGTACCACCAGTTCCCGCACCGTCGTGCTGGATCAGGACGTCAACATCGTGGCTGTGGTGCAGCGCGAGTTCCCCCAGATCTACCCCCGTCCGGGCTGGGTGGAGCATGATCCCCGCCAGATCTGGGCCACCCAGAGCTCCACGCTGACCGAAGCCCTGGCCAGCGTGGGCATCTCTTCGGACGAAGTGGCGGCCATCGGCATCACCAACCAGCGCGAGACCACGGTGGTCTGGGAAAAGGATACGGGCAAGCCCGTGTACAATGCCATCGTCTGGCAGTGCCGCCGTACCGCGCAGATCTGCGACGAGCTGCGCAAGAACGAAGGCTTTGAGGAATACGTGCGGGAAAATACCGGCCTGCTGCTGGACCCCTATTTCTCCGGCACCAAGATCAAGTGGATCCTGGACAATGTGCCCGGCGCCCGTGAAAAGGCGGAGAAGGGGCAGCTGCTGTTCGGCACCATCGACACCTGGCTGATCTGGAACATGACCCAGGGCCGCGTGCACGTGACCGACTATACCAATGCCTCGCGCACCATGCTGTTCAATATCCACAAGCTGGAGTGGGACGAGCACATCCTCTCCATGCTGGGCATCCCGCGCTCCATGCTACCCGAAGTCAAGCCTTCGTCCACGGTCTACGGCCAGACCAACATCGGCGGCAAGGGCGGTACGCGCATCCCCATCGCGGGCATCGCCGGTGACCAGCAGGCGGCCCTGTTCGGGCATCTGTGCGTGGAAAACGGCATGGCCAAGAATACCTACGGCACCGGCTGCTTCATGCTCATGAACACCGGCAAGACCGCTGTCAGCTCCAAGAACGGCCTCATCACCACTCTTGCCTGCGGTCCCCGTGGCGAAGCCTGCTACGCCCTGGAAGGTTCCATCTTCGTGGGCGGTTCCGCCATCCAGTGGCTGCGGGACGAGCTGAAGATCGTCAACGATGCCCGTGATACGGAATACTTCGCCAACAAGGCGGAGACCTCCAACGATGTCTATGTGATCCCGGCCTTCACCGGTCTGGGCGCTCCCTACTGGGATCCCTATGCCCGCGGCGCCATCGTGGGCCTGACCCGCGGCACCAACGCCAGCCACATCATCCGCGCCACGCTGGAATCCATCGCCTACCAGAGCAAGGACGTCATCGAAGCCATGCAGGCGGATTCCGGCATCCCGCTGCAGGCCCTGCGTGTGGACGGCGGTGCCAGCGCCAACAACTTCCTGATGCAGTTCCAGTCCGACATCCTGGGCGTCAATGTGGAACGTCCCGCCACGCTGGAAGTGACGGCCCTGGGTGCTGCTTTCCTGGCCGGTCTGGCCGTGGGGTACTGGAACGGCCTGGACGACGTGCGCAACCGCCTGCACATCGAACGTGTTTTTGAGCCTTCCGCGGACAAGGAAAAGCAGGTGCAGCGTTACAAGGGCTGGAAAAAGGCCGTGTCCCGCGCCCTGCAGTGGATCGACGTGGAAGACTAG